The window CTAAGTTAATAACAACTTATCAATACCACATTGAAATTTTCGATATAAGAATTTAGATAATTAGATACTACTTGGTGGTTCTGATTGTTTATCAGAATAACAGGAAGAGTACAGCACAACGTGTGATGCCGCGTTTGTATGAATTATACGTGTTTGATAGCTTTTTAAAAGACTGAATTGCATATCGTTCACCGTTACCGATTGTTCATTTTACGGCCGTGAACTGAAAAAATAGGATTATTTAGACGAGTTCATTAACCAATAATGATATATTTAAAACTTATCCCCATACAGTATGTGGGGGGACCCGATTGAGTATCCATATAGCTCCTGTATAAATTGACCTCAAATTACCCTTATCATCTTTAATCTACCAACCCTAGCTTTGCTATTAAAATTAGTAAATTTCTAAAAGGCGGGCAATTTATACCTTTTAAATAGGTTTATGTCAACCTTAAATTATAATAATTACAAAAGAATATAACGATTGCTTAAATTTACCACTTTAATCGCTGTATTTATAATAAAAAAGGTGACTAACATTAATCGGATTATCGTTACTTAGTATATTGAAATATCTAAATATTTTAGTTCTTTTTGGGCTATATTGTAATAGATAAAATAGGAGGAATTATTAGACGTAAAACAGCAAAATATATTATTTAAACTCTATGATCTAAATCTAATGATATTAATTAGGTAAGATATTTTAATACATCATTAAAATCAGCAACTTTGACCACTGTTTATAAAGTAGCAACCTACTTTTGTTAGCTGATAAGAGTTACGCGGTGCCCATTATCATGAATAACGCGTAAATCATTGTGACGTAATGTAAGTATATTATCTAACGACGGTTACTCTCATCTAAACTGTTAAATTAAGAATAACCGATATGTTAAGATAAGCTAACTTATTATAATGAAACTTCACGCTTCCAGAAAATAAAATCATACTGTTCAAGTTGATCCGCTTTAACAATATAATCATGACTAGCTGTCTTTATAACTAATTCTAAAAGATCTTCAGCAACACTTTCTAATGGCTTACCATCAATAACGGGCCCACAGTCGAAATCAATGATACTACTCAACTTCTCTGCAACAATGGAATTAGTCGCTATTTTTAATACTGGAACAATCGGATTCCCCGTTGGCGTTCCAAGTCCTGTTGAAAAAATCACAACATTTGCTCCAGTAGCAACCTGCCCTGTCACGGCTTCAACATCATTACCTGGTGTACAGACTAATGATAATCCACTATCTGGCATTGGATCACCATAATCACACACAGCAGAAATCGGCGCATGCCCACCTTTTTTGGCTGCACCAAGAGATTTAATCGCATCGGTAATTAAACCATCTTTAATATTACCTGGGCTTGGATTATCTGCAATTGAGGCATTACACAGCTTCGCTTGTTCTTCATATTGTTTCATTAATTCTAAGAAATGGACTTTATCTTTTGGAGAAATACAGCGTGCCACCATATCACCTTCGGCGCCACATAGTTCAGGAAACTCAGCTAAAGCCGATCCACCACCTAAACTGACCACAATATCAGAGACAATTCCCATAGTTGGATTAGCTGAAATACCAGAGAATCCATCAGAACCTCCACATTTAACGCCTAGTTTTAATTTTGATAATGGTACTGGTTTTCGTTTAACTTCATTTACCGATTTCAAATGTTCAAATGTCTGTTTAATCGCTTCAGTCATCATCTCATCTTCGTTTTTCCACTCTTGCTGACGGAAAAATAGATAAGGTTTATCGAAATGAGGATTACGTGCTTTTAACTCATCATCAAAGATATTTACTTGTGATTTTTCACAACCCAATGCAAATACAGTGATCCCCGCAACATTAGGATGATCAGCATACGCAGCTAAGATTTTACATAATGACTGAGCATCATTAGCCGTCCCACCACATCCGCTATTGACGGTTAATGCACGAATACCATCGATATTGGGAAATGGTCGTTGTGTAACTTGAGAGGTATTTGCAGAATGGCAGCCAAGTAAATTTTTAGTAATTTCATCATATTGTGATAAGTTATATCCCAATGGTTTAGCAAGCGCCTCTTGTAATTTTAGGACATTTCTATTTTGGCAAAATACAAGCGGAATAATTAACCAGTAATTTGCAGTCCCTACGCGTCCATCAGCACGAACCACACCGTTGAATGTTCGAGACTGCCATTTTGTGACATCAGGACGCTGCCAATGATAATCAGAGGTATTAAGATTAACTTCAGCGGTATAATGTTTTACATTTTGAGTCGTAATAATCCCTCCCTTTGGTATTGCAACCGTCACTTTCGCAACAGGCAGACCATAAAGATATAACACATCACCGATTTTAGTATCTTGCATAACAAATTTATGCTTAGCTGGCACATCCGTTGCTAGCGTATACGTTTCATTATTCCAAGTAACTGTCTCACCCTTTTGTAGATCTTTAAGCGCAACCATTAAGTTATCTGCTTCGTTAATTAATAATATTTTTTTCATGACATTGATCCTATTAATATATTTGGTAGCAAGAAGTAATATTGATACAGCTTATCACTTCCAATTATTTATTATATGTTTTACCTAAAAGAACAATTAACCAAGCACACAATAACGTAAATAGTACAAGTACAACGAGACCTGCTTCCGGAATAAAAATTCTTAAATGGTTATCAGCATAAACGCGAATCATCCGAGCAAGGAAGCTACAAACTGCACCAATGGTGGTAATAAAGCCGATTCCAGCTGCTAATGCACTACCTAATAATAACTGCGGAAGGAAAGTCCAAAATATGGGTTGAATAGCAAGAAAACCTGTCGCACAAAAACAGAGTGCAATAATGGCAATAACAGGACCGGCATAAGCAGAAACAACTAGACCAATAGCCGCTGCAATCATACATAACATTGAGATTCTAACGCGTTTAGTCGAATATCTATCTGCATAACGAGGTAAATAATAAACACCAATAGCTGCCGCAGCCCACGGAATAGCTGATACTAATGAAGCTTTAAAACCAACTGATGTTCCCATTAATGTAGCAACTTGTGATGGTAAAAAGAAAATCAGACCATATACACCAATTTGAATTGTTCCGTAAATTAGTGCTAAATGCCAGACCTTAATATTCGTTAACGCATCAGAAACTTTACTGGTTGCTACTGTTTTTTGTTCTGATGCTAACTGTGCTGTTAATGCATCACGTTCTTCTTGAGTCAAGAAACGCGCTTCAGATGGTTTATCATCAAGATAACAGAAACAGACCAAACCAAGTAAAACGGCAGGAATACCTTCTAAAACAAACATCCAAAACCAACCTGGTTTCCCGAATAAACCATGAAGTTCAAGTAATGCTCCCGAAATTGGTGAACCGAGTGTTAATGCTAGCGGTACTCCTAATACAAAAATAGCGATAGCGGCACCACGAATTTTATTAGGAAAGAAAATTGATGCTAACAATAATATTCCTGGATAAAAACAGGCTTCCACCATTCCGAACACAAAACGTAAGATAATAAATTGAGTCTCATTTTCGACAAATCCCGTTAATGCCGATAATGCACCCCATAATACGGTTGTGGCCCCTAACCAACGTTTAGCACCAAGTTTATTCATCATTAAATTAGCTGGCACGCCACATAGAGCATAAGAGGCAAAAAAGATCCCAGCACCAAGAGCATAAGCTTCATTACTTAAGGCAATATCTCGAGCAAATGCTTCTTTAGCAAAACCGACATTAACGCGATCAATAAATGCAACAAAATACATAATAAACATAAATGGCATTAAACGCCGCTACGTTTTTTTAATGGCACTATTTAATACTGGATTATCAAAAGATTGGTGAATCGACATATACTATCCTCATTATAATTATAAAAATCATCAAACACCAGTATACTGACACCAATGTCTATATAAGGACGGGTTGTAAGGTTTATAAATCAGCCAGACAACAAATAAGTTATTTTATTCATCATTTTTGTGAGGAAGATCATGAAAAGCTTTAGTTGAGATCGCTTTAGTGAAATATTTAAGTGAAATATTTTGTGAGTAAGGAAATTGATAAAAATTTTATAGAGAAAAGATTGCAGAGCCCAATCCTCTCTTTACGATTGATTGGGCACAAATTATGACAAATTAGGCTAATTAGATCAGGCTATTTAGAAATAGAACTAGATAACATATTGGCAGCTTCTGTTGCATATTTAGCAAAAGTATCAATTTTATCATCAGGCATTTGAAATCTAACGCCTGATGTACTAATTGCAGCAACAACCTTACCATGATGATCAAAGACCGGAACAGCAATACAGGTTATTCCTTCAAGATCTTCTTCATTATCAAAAGCCCACCCCCTTTCACGCACTGTTTTTAATTCAGCCTTAAAATCAGTTCGCGTTATAATGGTATTTTGGGTATATTGAGGAAGCTGCTCATCGGGCAAGAGTTGATCTATTTCTTGTTCCGGTAACCAAGCAAGTAATATTTTACCTAAGCCCGATGCATGTAATGACAAACGTTTACCTAACCAGCTTTTGATCGTAATAGCATTAGGACTTTCAAGTTTAGCAAGATAAATCGCTGAACGACCATCTAAAATACCTAAGTGACAAGCTAAATTAGTTTTATCCCTTAAGTAAGTTAGCGGTGCGGTAGCTAGTTCTCGGATATTAAATTGTTCAATTGCCTTATTACCAAATTCATATAAAACTAACCCAAGATAATACTTTCCATCATTTTGTCGCAATAGCCCATTAGTCACTAAGCTATTAAGCAAAGCAGACGTTGAACTTTGCGGTAAAGATAACCCCTGAAATATTTGGCTATAGGTTGCACCTTCATGATTAGCAATAAAATGGAAAATACGTGTTGCTTTATCAATAGCGGGATTCTGTGACGATTTATTACTCATAATGAGGATATTAAATAATTAATAGTAAGTCAGTTTTCTAAGTATAGAATATTTTTTGATATATTATAACTAATTATTTCTCAATGCTTAATCATAACCACTTTTACAATAAAAGTAGTTTAATTCATATTGCTATTTTTAGCATGATAATCAATAAGACTTTTCAATCACTACATACTCGCTAAATACACCTTAAATTTAGTTGTCTGTCCAATGACATCAACGCGTTTAAACTGTTGGACTAGTAGCTGATGATAAGGTAAAAATGAGTTAGCAACGATACATAATTTACCATTAATCGTTGAGTGGGATTTACTTTGTTTAATTAACGCATCTACTGCAGAATAATCAGTCTCTTTACCATCATGAAATGGAGGATTGGAAACAATTAATTCAAACCGTCCATCAATATTAGAAAAAACATCACTCGCAACGACCTTTGCCTTAATACCATTAGATTGTAGTGTTTTTTCAGTGGATGCCAACGCAGTCGCACTCACATCAGAACTCATCAATTCAATACTAGGATTGAGTTTAGCCATAAAAGCGGATAAGACCCCACTACCACAGCCAATATCCAAAACTCGACCACGAACCAGAGCAGCATTTTCTTCCAGAGTATTCAATAATAAATCACTGCCTGCATCTAATGTTTTTTGGCTAAATACCCCCGGTAAGGCGTGAATTGCCAGCATATCGTGATCAAACTGAAGATAATATTGTGACCACCACTCTTCAAAGTTAAATGCAATTCGACTCTCAGCAGAGAAATGGTATAAACTACAACGTCTAGCTGTATCGATTTTTTGTATAGAACCAAATGGACTTAATAAGGTTTCAGCACTTTTTACACCGCTTCGATTTTCACCAACAATAAAAATGTCAGTACCTTTTGCTAAGTTATTTAATAAACAAGCAAGTTGAAATTGAGCTTCAGACTTATTCTTTGGCCAATAGTAAATTAGTGTATCAGTATTTTGATAGCAAGCCGCTGTTGGCTGTGCTGAAAACTCAATTATCTCATTTTGCTGACGTGATTGTAGCTGTAAATAGAGATGAAATAAGACACAGTGTATTTTAGTTACTGCAGTATCGAGTTGTAAAACATAAGTATCATGAAAATCGCCCGCCACTAATAGATTTTTTCCAGAAAAAAGCGATTCATGACGTTCTAAAATTTGGCTTGCTGGTGTAAATGCCGACATTAAATTTAACCTCAAATAAAGATCTTTATAAAAATTTGGATAGATTATACAATTAACTTTTACGAATCACTAATAAAACCCTATGAATAACCCAGATTGGTACCTTAATCAACTTGGTATAACCCAATATATATTACGTAAGCCGACTGCTATGAAAGGTGAGGCTTCGATAAATATTGCCGAAAATATCCGACTAATTATTGTTACACGAGCAGCGCCAAGTGATAAAATTTTTACTGATATCTTAAAAGCAATACATCTAACAACTGATGATTGTCTTATTTTATCGCCAAACCAATTAATCATGCCGATTGAACAACTGGATCGCGTTATTTGGTTTATCGATCAATCTCTACCTGATAGTTGGTCAGAATCTTCTGAGTTAAATAATAAGGCTATAATTAAAACTGTTAGTCTCACACAATTAGCGCTATCCGCTACTTTAAAACGTCAATTATGGAATATGCTTTGCCAATATGAAAACTATTTCCACCCTAACTGAACTTGATTTCGATGATGCCTACGCGGTTGAAAAGTTAAGCCATTTAATACCGTGGAGTGAGCAAACTTTTCGTTCTAATCAAGGTGAACGTTATATCAATAAAAAAGTTGTCTTGAATAATCAGCTAGCTGGATTTCTCATTTGCCAAACAGTCTTAGATGAAGCGACTTTATTTAACGTTGCGATTGCACCAATGTATCGTAAACAGGGACTTGCTACCTTACTTTTAGAAAATTTATTGCAAGAATTAACCACCAAAAATATTAAAATCCTCTGGTTAGAAGTCAGGGAGTCAAACATCTCGGCTATCAACTTATACCATAACTTAGGTTTTAATGAAATTACCATTCGTAAGAATTATTATCCAGCCAAACATGGCAGAGAAGATGCAATTATTATGGCATATAACATTTCATTTTGATGATACTTAATCTGTTATCAGCAATTATAAAGGATAAATAATGAAAAAAGCGTTACTGTTTGTCAATGGCGAACCGCCAACACATTTTCCTCAATCGCTAACACAATATGATTATATTGCCTGTACTGATGGGGCTTATCATAGCTATTTATTACAAACAGATATTACCCCTCATTTTATTATTGGCGATCTCGATAGTTTACATAAACAGCCAATTGCAGAGAATATTGAAATTATTCATACTCCAGATCAGAGTAAAACTGATTTTGAAAAAGCATTACTCTTTTTAGTTAGTAAAGGGATTCAAGCTTTTGATATTTACGGTGCAACGGGCCATGCAACCGATCATTTCCTAGGCAATTTATCGGTTGCTAAACAGTATTATCATCAATATCAGCTCACCTTTTATGATAATTATTGCTACTTTTTCTTTCTGCAAAAAGAAACCACACTTACTAATGTAAAAAATAAAACTATCTCATTGATTCCATTAACAGAAGTACATGAATTAACATTGACCGGTTTTCTATACCCATTAACAAATCAAAGTTTACAATTAGGTGGATTTACTAGTTTACGTAATAAAGCGATCGACAATAATATTTCAATCACTTTTACTGGTGGTGACCTGCTTCTTTTTGTGAGCTTGTAAAAAAATTATCATAAACAGAGTCAATACCTTTCGTATGAAAGCTTTGTCGCACTGAAATTGACACTTATATTTCCTTACAGTATTATTTTATTATAATAAAAAAGTAATACCAATCCGCACAAAATGCTCGGATATAAGTACAATTAAATCGTGTAACAACACTTAAATCTTATAATGGATGAATAGATGAAAGGAAGATTCATAATTAAAACAATTTTATTGCTAGGAAGTGTAATTTTAATTTCATACCCAGCACTAGCTAATCGAAATATACAAAGTGTTATTGATGCTTTTACTAACTGTGATAGTGGTTTTTTTTATCAACTCAAAAATAATGCCAGTGATTTTGAGGATATTACCGATTTAGTGCTCAAAGAGCAGATCGCTTATATTCCCGTCAAAGATATCGCTTCAAATGAAGGTAATACACACTATTTTATGCAACCTATTGAATATAGAGGTCTAACTATTATTGGTTACCAAAATATTTATATTGAGACGTCATATTTAGGGAAATATTACTACTGGGGCTTTATTATCAATGGTTCGATTGATGATGTGAAACAGTCACTAAATCAACTCTCTTGGCAGAAATATAATATTACCAGCTATGTAACAAATACACAGCTATATGACCGACAGCAAAAAAACGTTGGCTGGCGACAAAACCCTTATGTCATTGATGGGGTTGTACCACGTTTATTTACCATCGAAAAATCACTTTATCTTGAGCCGATTAATGAAAACCAAATCCATTTAGTCTGTTCATTACAAGGTGATATTGATAAACCATTGCTTTATACTATGCGTCCAGATATGGCTGATATTGATAAATTAGCCAATGATAAACGCATAGCTGAAATTGAAAAAAATGATAGCATTAATACCCCTAATCCCGAACAACAAAATAACCATGATATAACGACGGTACAAGAACTCACGAAGAGTAATACGCAAAATAGTGAGGATATGTAGTATGAAAAAAAGACATTATATTACTCATTTTATTAGTGGATTATCATTATTAGTATGTTCATACTCTGTTTTTAGTTTGGATACCGATACTCCACCAACAACTAATGTAGGATTATCCGATAGTCAAGTACCCGCTCAATATTTACCAATCGAAAAATCGAATATCGGTAACTACACCAGTTATACATTTATAGATAAGAGTTCAGTTAAATTACATCCTTATAATCACTTAATTCGCACTTATACTCGTGTGACTAATTTTGGTTCAGAACAATTTTTACAATATGAAAGTAAAAATAAAACGCCATATCGTTCGGTAGTCAGTCAAGAGTACGTCAATTGTGATCTCCGAGAATATGCAAAAGGATTAGTTGAGAACTATGAGAGCTATTTTGGCAAAGGTAAACTAATTAATATAGACCATAGTCCTAAACGCTGGGAAACCACTGACCTCGATGATCGAGAAAGGCAGAATTTAATTGTTATCTGTTCACTTCCAATCAATAACTAAATCTTTTTAGATAAGGGCTAACTTAGCCCTTTTTTATAATATATTTAATTCTTCGTTATTTTTTTAATGTAATATATGATTATAGTATAAAAAACAGTTAACATGACATATTAAGCGGGATTATCGATATCCACAAATGTTACATCAAGATTATGATATTGAGCTAACCACTGACCTAAAGCCTCAATACCATAGCGTTCTGTTGCATGATGCCCTGCTGCATAAAAATTAATGCCATATTCACGAGCAATATGGATCGTACGCTCAGAGACTTCTCCCGTGATAAAAGCATCAAATCCCAATAATGCAGCCTCTTCAATATAGTCCTGTCCGCCACCACTACACCAAGCAACACGTTTAATAACGTTCGGTGCATTATCACCACAGAATAATACCGAATGATTTAATGTCATTTCAATTCGAGATTTTAGTTGTAGAGGGCTAATTGATTGCGAGAATGAGCCTTTAAATAGTAAATCAGTAATATCTTTACGTTCGTCAACGACAATACCCAATTTATCTGCCAACAGTACATTATTACCTAATTCAGCATGACCATCTAAAGGTAAGTGATAACCATACAAATTAATATTATGTGTTAATAGTGTCTTTAACCTTTTATATTTTATCCCTGTTATCGTCACAGGTTCATTATTCCAAAAATAGCCATGGTGAACCAAAATAGCATCAGCATTGAGTCTAACCGCTTCATCTAATAGCAGTTGACACGCGGTTACGCCTGTCACAATCTTCCTGACTGTTTTTTTACCCTCAACTTGTAATCCATTAGGAGCAAAATCCTTATATAACTGAATTTGTAAGGTATCATTTATAAGTTGCTCTAAATCAATATTGTTCATTTAAACTCCTTGGATCTTTTTTTACTAAAAAAACTAACTAACCCTTTGTTAATTATAGTCGATTTCTATTTTTAACTCACGTATATTTATAGTTCATTTTTGCTAATACTCTAATATCAGGGTCTCTTTATATGAAAACATTAGGTGAGTTTATTATCGAAAAGCAGCATGAATTTCCTCATGCTACTGGTGAATTAACAGCATTACTATCTGCAATCAAACTGGGCGCAAAAATCATTAATCGTGATATCAATAAAGCAGGTTTAATTGATATTCTTGGTGAAAGTGGTTTGTCAAATATTCAAGGTGAACAGCAGATGAAACTTGATGCTTTTGCCAATGATGCTTTAAAAGCTGCTCTTGAAGCCCGTGGTGTCGTTGCCGGTATTGCCTCTGAAGAAGAGGATAATTTAGTTATTTTCGGCAAGGAAAAATCGACTCATGGTAAATATGTAGTATTAATGGATCCATTAGATGGTTCATCCAATATTGATGTAAATGTCTCAGTCGGTACCATATTTTCTATATATCATCGGATTACCCCAATTGGTACGCCAATTACTGAAGATGATTTTTTACAACCAGGTCATAAACAAGTCGCAGCTGGCTATATTATTTATGGTTCATCAACGATGCTAGTGTATACCACCGGTTGTGGTGTTAATGCCTTTACCTATGATCCATCTATTGGTGTATTTTGCCTATCTCACGAAAATGTTCATTTCCCACAATCAGGGAATATCTATTCGATTAATGAAGGCTATTACTCAAAGTTCCCAGCTGGGGTTAAAAAATATATAAAATACTGCCAAGAAGAAGATAAAACGACCAATAGACCATATACTTCACGTTATATTGGTTCGTTGGTATCAGACTTTCATCGAAACTTATTAAAGGGTGGTATCTACATTTATCCCAATACCGCACAGTATCCTAATGGTAAGCTTCGCTTACTCTATGAAGCAAATCCAATTGCATTATTAGCTGAACAAGCCGGTGGTAAAGCCAGTGATGGCTATCAGCGTATACTTGATATTACACCAACAAAATTGCATCAAAGAACACCATTTTTTGTCGGTGTACAACATATGGTTGATGATGCAGAGAAATTTATGCTGGAACCCGCTGAATAATTGTTATTTATAACTATTGGTTAATTATCCAAGTTATATCATAATAGCAAGATTGTTGTATTGATAAATGGATTTTACCTACCTTACATGGTAGATTTAATCTACAACATATTGGCTCAACAAAATCATAACAACGAATATTGTAATAACTAAAACATAAGGACTTATAACAATGCATATAGGTATCCCAAAGGAAAGGTTACCGAACGAAGGTCGCTTAGCAGCAACGCCACAAACAGTGGGGCAACTGCTAAAATTAGGCTTTACGGTTTCGGTAGAAGAAGGTGCAGGCCAAGTCGCTAACTTCTCAGATCAAGCATTTATCGATGCTGGTGCTTCAATTCAAAATACCCACGATATCTGGCAAAATGATTTGATATTAAAACTTCATGCCCCTCTCGATGAAGAAATCGAACTGATTAAACCCGGTGCAACATTAATCAGCTATATTTACCCAGCTCAACATCAGGAACTATTAGCAAAATTAGCGGCTAAAAACGTGACTGTGATGGCAATGGATTGTGTTCCTCGTATTTCACGTGCACAATCACTTGATGCATTAAGTTCAATGTCGAATATTTCTGGTTATCGCTCAGTTATTGAAGCTGCTAATCAGTTTGGTCGATTCTTTACGGGTCAAGTAACTGCTGCGGGTAAAGTACCGCCAGCTAAAATTTTAATTATTGGCGCAGGCGTTGCTGGCCTTGCTGCAATCGGTGCAGCTGTAAGCCTTGGTGCTATTGTTCGTGCATTTGATACTCGTCCTGAAGTTGCTGAGCAAATTCAGAGTATGGGTGCAGAATTCTTAGAATTAGATTTTGAAGAAGAAGCTGGTTCAGGCGATGGTTATGCTAAACAGATGTCTGCTGCATTTATTGAAGCTGAAATGGCTCTGTTTGCCGCTCAAGCTAAAGATGTTGATATCATTATTACAACAGCATTAATTCCAGGTAAACCTGCACCAAAACTAATCTCAAAAGAGATGGTTGAATCAATGAAACCAGGCAGTGTGATCGTTGACTTAGCGGCAATTACTGGTGGTAACTGTGAGCTAACTCGACCTGGTGAAGTCTATGAAACTGAGAATAAAGTTAAAATTATTGGTTACACAGATTTAGCAAATAGAATGCCAGCTCAAGCATCTCAGTTATATGGTACTAATATTGTTAACTTACTGAAACTTCTCTCTAAAGAGAAAGACGGTAATATTAATGTTAATTTTGAAGATGTTGTAATTCGTGGTGTTACAGTGGTTAAAGATCAAGAGATCACCTGGCCTGCCCCACCAATTAAAGTATCGGCTCAACAACAAAAACCTGTGACTAAACCCGTTGCTAAACCAGAACCAAAACCAATGAAGCCTGAAGTGAAGTATGGTATTCTGGCTGCAATTTTAGTCGTATTTTTTGCATTAGCTTATGTTGTACCGGCAAGTTTCCTCTCACATTTTATTGTATTTGCATTATCTTGTGTGGTTGGTTATTACGTCGTGTGGAATGTTAGTCATTCATTACATACCCCTTTAATGTCTGTAACTAATGCGATATCGGGAATTATACTCGTTGGTGCAATTTTACAACTTGGTAGCGGTGATGGCGTTATTACATTTATCGCCTTTGTAGCTATATTAATCGCTAGCATCAATATTTTTGGCGGATTCTTTGTTACTCATCGTATGCTTAAAATGTTCCAACGCGGTGACAACAATAACAAAGGCAAAAAAGGAAAAGGAGAATAAACATGCACGGAATTATTCAAGCTGCTTATGTTATTGCTGCGCTACTGTTTATTTTTAGTTTACAGGGATTATCAAAACAAGAAACTGCCCGCTCTGGAAATATCTATGGTGTCATTGGGATGGTTATTGCACTTGTAGCAACCATATCAAGTATTACTGATGGATATCACTGGGTAATCATTGCAATGGTACTTGGTGCGGTAATTGGACTCTATCTTGCAAAGAAAGTCGAAATGACTCAAATGCCAGAGTTAGTTGCATTATTACATAGCTTCGTTGGTATGGCCGCAGTACTTGTTGGCTTTAACAGCTTTTTAGATCCACATATCG is drawn from Orbaceae bacterium BiB and contains these coding sequences:
- a CDS encoding altronate dehydratase; translated protein: MKKILLINEADNLMVALKDLQKGETVTWNNETYTLATDVPAKHKFVMQDTKIGDVLYLYGLPVAKVTVAIPKGGIITTQNVKHYTAEVNLNTSDYHWQRPDVTKWQSRTFNGVVRADGRVGTANYWLIIPLVFCQNRNVLKLQEALAKPLGYNLSQYDEITKNLLGCHSANTSQVTQRPFPNIDGIRALTVNSGCGGTANDAQSLCKILAAYADHPNVAGITVFALGCEKSQVNIFDDELKARNPHFDKPYLFFRQQEWKNEDEMMTEAIKQTFEHLKSVNEVKRKPVPLSKLKLGVKCGGSDGFSGISANPTMGIVSDIVVSLGGGSALAEFPELCGAEGDMVARCISPKDKVHFLELMKQYEEQAKLCNASIADNPSPGNIKDGLITDAIKSLGAAKKGGHAPISAVCDYGDPMPDSGLSLVCTPGNDVEAVTGQVATGANVVIFSTGLGTPTGNPIVPVLKIATNSIVAEKLSSIIDFDCGPVIDGKPLESVAEDLLELVIKTASHDYIVKADQLEQYDFIFWKREVSL
- a CDS encoding MFS transporter, producing the protein MPFMFIMYFVAFIDRVNVGFAKEAFARDIALSNEAYALGAGIFFASYALCGVPANLMMNKLGAKRWLGATTVLWGALSALTGFVENETQFIILRFVFGMVEACFYPGILLLASIFFPNKIRGAAIAIFVLGVPLALTLGSPISGALLELHGLFGKPGWFWMFVLEGIPAVLLGLVCFCYLDDKPSEARFLTQEERDALTAQLASEQKTVATSKVSDALTNIKVWHLALIYGTIQIGVYGLIFFLPSQVATLMGTSVGFKASLVSAIPWAAAAIGVYYLPRYADRYSTKRVRISMLCMIAAAIGLVVSAYAGPVIAIIALCFCATGFLAIQPIFWTFLPQLLLGSALAAGIGFITTIGAVCSFLARMIRVYADNHLRIFIPEAGLVVLVLFTLLCAWLIVLLGKTYNK
- a CDS encoding IclR family transcriptional regulator; protein product: MSNKSSQNPAIDKATRIFHFIANHEGATYSQIFQGLSLPQSSTSALLNSLVTNGLLRQNDGKYYLGLVLYEFGNKAIEQFNIRELATAPLTYLRDKTNLACHLGILDGRSAIYLAKLESPNAITIKSWLGKRLSLHASGLGKILLAWLPEQEIDQLLPDEQLPQYTQNTIITRTDFKAELKTVRERGWAFDNEEDLEGITCIAVPVFDHHGKVVAAISTSGVRFQMPDDKIDTFAKYATEAANMLSSSISK
- the rsmC gene encoding 16S rRNA (guanine(1207)-N(2))-methyltransferase RsmC, which encodes MSAFTPASQILERHESLFSGKNLLVAGDFHDTYVLQLDTAVTKIHCVLFHLYLQLQSRQQNEIIEFSAQPTAACYQNTDTLIYYWPKNKSEAQFQLACLLNNLAKGTDIFIVGENRSGVKSAETLLSPFGSIQKIDTARRCSLYHFSAESRIAFNFEEWWSQYYLQFDHDMLAIHALPGVFSQKTLDAGSDLLLNTLEENAALVRGRVLDIGCGSGVLSAFMAKLNPSIELMSSDVSATALASTEKTLQSNGIKAKVVASDVFSNIDGRFELIVSNPPFHDGKETDYSAVDALIKQSKSHSTINGKLCIVANSFLPYHQLLVQQFKRVDVIGQTTKFKVYLASM
- a CDS encoding DNA polymerase III subunit psi; the encoded protein is MNNPDWYLNQLGITQYILRKPTAMKGEASINIAENIRLIIVTRAAPSDKIFTDILKAIHLTTDDCLILSPNQLIMPIEQLDRVIWFIDQSLPDSWSESSELNNKAIIKTVSLTQLALSATLKRQLWNMLCQYENYFHPN
- the rimI gene encoding ribosomal protein S18-alanine N-acetyltransferase, with protein sequence MKTISTLTELDFDDAYAVEKLSHLIPWSEQTFRSNQGERYINKKVVLNNQLAGFLICQTVLDEATLFNVAIAPMYRKQGLATLLLENLLQELTTKNIKILWLEVRESNISAINLYHNLGFNEITIRKNYYPAKHGREDAIIMAYNISF
- a CDS encoding thiamine diphosphokinase, which encodes MKKALLFVNGEPPTHFPQSLTQYDYIACTDGAYHSYLLQTDITPHFIIGDLDSLHKQPIAENIEIIHTPDQSKTDFEKALLFLVSKGIQAFDIYGATGHATDHFLGNLSVAKQYYHQYQLTFYDNYCYFFFLQKETTLTNVKNKTISLIPLTEVHELTLTGFLYPLTNQSLQLGGFTSLRNKAIDNNISITFTGGDLLLFVSL
- a CDS encoding surface-adhesin E family protein, encoding MKKRHYITHFISGLSLLVCSYSVFSLDTDTPPTTNVGLSDSQVPAQYLPIEKSNIGNYTSYTFIDKSSVKLHPYNHLIRTYTRVTNFGSEQFLQYESKNKTPYRSVVSQEYVNCDLREYAKGLVENYESYFGKGKLINIDHSPKRWETTDLDDRERQNLIVICSLPINN